Below is a genomic region from Pseudomonas sp. JQ170C.
GGCTATCGGGATCCCCGAAAAACATCTGAATCCTGGACCGCAACCACCTCTCCCCAGGGTCGTTGTCCTGCGACCCCCGCCAGGCCATGTGCAGCTCGAAGCTCTGCACCTCAAGCGGCGGATCTTCAGCGCGCAAGCCGCCCGCTGCAGTCAGCGCCTCGGCGGTGTAGTCGGGCACCGTGGCGAGGATGTCGGTGCCCGACAGCAAGCTGCCCAGGCCGTTGAACTGGGGGACCGCCAGCACCACATGACGCTTGCGCCCGAGCTTTTCCAGGATCTCGTCCATGAAACCGCCCAGGTCGCCGGCAAACGACACCAGGGCGTGAGGCCGGGCGCAGAAGTCATCCAGGCTCAGGCTCCCCGGCATGCTATCGGCACGCAGGACCTTGGGCTTGCTGCGTCGCAGTACCTTGCGCTTGGCGTTGGCAGGCAGGTCGCTGGTCCAGCTGACGCCGACCGAAATCTCGCCACTGGCCAGCAGCGCCGGCATCAGCAGGTAGTTGACCCGACGCACCACCAGGACGATGCCCGGGGCTTCGGCGCGCACGCGCTTGAGCAACTGCGGCAGCAGGGCGAACTCGGCATCGTCCGATAGGCCGATGCGGAACACGGCGGTACTCGTGGCAGGATCGAAGTCGGCGGCGCGGCTGACGGCGGTGGAGATCGAGTCCAGCGCCGGTGACAGCAGGGCGAAGATTTCCACCGCCCGCGCCGAAGGCTCCATGCTGCGGCCGGTGCGTACGAACAGGGGGTCGTCGAAGAGGTTGCGCAAGCGCGACAGCGCGGCGCTGATGGCGGGCTGGCCGAGGAACAGTTTTTCCGCGGCGCGGGTCACGCTGCGCTCGTGCATCAGGGTCTCGAAGACGATCAGCAGGTTCAGGTCGACGCGACGCAAGTCATTACGGTTCATCGGCTCGGCTTCACTGGACGGTTGGGGCAGGGGTGAATCTTACGGGGAAAGGCTGCTACCCTGCACCGCATAATTTGATGCGAGCGGCATTACCCTCAATCAATGACAGGCATGTTGACTATTAATGGCCACTGATGGTCTAACCGTAAAAGCCCGGATAGAGTTCAGGGTAATAGAGTTTCACTAGGCGAGGTTTGCGATGTCCCGCATGATCCGTTTCCACAAGTTCGGCCCGGCCGAGGTGCTCAAGATCGAAGAGCAGGCCGAGCCGCAGCCGGCTGCCGGCGAGGTCCAGATCCGCGTCCAGGCCATTGGTATCAGCTGGTATGACGTGCTCTGGCGCCAGAACCTGGCACCGTCCCAGGCGCGTTTGCCGGCCGGCATGGGTCATGAGATGGCAGGTGTGGTCACGGCAGTGGGCGAGGGCGTCGAGGACCTGGTGGTGGGCGACAAGGTCGCCAGTTTTCCGGCCTGCAGTGCCAATGACCACCCGGTATACGGTGAAGTCATCGTCTTGCCGCGCAATGCCGTGACCTGCTACCCCGAGGTACTCACCCCAATCGAAGCCAGCGTGCATTACACGCCGTTGCTGATTGCCTATTTTGCCTTTGTCGACCTGGCCCGGGCCAAGGCCGGGCAGACCGCCCTGGTGACCGACGCCAGCCATTGTGCCGGGCCGGCCTTCGTGCAGATGGGCAAGGCGCTGGGCCTGAAGGTGTTCGCCGCGACCAAGGAGGCCGACGAGCGCGAGTACCTGCTGTCGCTGGGTGCCGACAAAGTCATCGTCACCGAGGAGCAGGATCTGCTCATGCAGGTCAACAAGTACACCGACAACCGGGGTGTCGACATGGTCCTCGATGGCCTGGGCGGCCCGCAGATGTCGCTGCTCGGCGATGTCCTGGCGCCGCGCGGCAGCCTGGTGCTGTATGGCCTGCAGGGCGGCAATCAGACGCCATTCCCGGCCTGCGCCGCGTTCCAGAAGAATATCCAGTTTTTCGTGCACTGCATCGGCAACTTTACCGGCAAGCCGGAACTGGGCATCAGTCAGGACCAGGTCGCCTTGCACCGGGCGCTGCGCGATATCAACCAGTTCACCGCTGACAAACTGCTGACGCCTCAGATCATCAAGGTGTATCCGTTCGAGCGTGTGGTCGAGGCGCATCGGTATATGGATGAGTGTCCTTGTGGTGGCCGTCTGGTACTTGATCTGGCCAGCAGTTGAACCTGACGCCAGGCACCTGCCAAAAAAGGATCTTCACGGTTTCACGGTTTCACGGGTTTGATGTTGTTTGTGGCTTTGTGGCTTTGTGGCTTTGTGGCTTTGTGGCTTTGTGGCTTTGTGGCTTTGTGGCTTGTGGCTTGTGGCTTTTGTGAGCTTATCCATTGGCCAAGGCGGCGCCGAGTCACCTTTGCGCCCTTACGGCGCCTTACTTTTTTTCAGTCGAAAAAAAAAGTAAGCAAAAAATTCTCGCCCCACCAGGGGCCCTACGCTTCGCTCCGGGTCCCCTCTCTCCGGTGTCGCTTCGGGGCATTGCGAGCTACGAGTTGCAAGCAACTCTACGCTTCGCAACTTCGGCCACGGCCGAAGGCGCTTCGCGCTAGCCCCTACACGACACCTCCACTCGGCCCTTCTGGTTAACGGGGCAGGTAGATCAAAAGCAAGATCAAAAGCAAAAGAGCAAAAGCAAAAGAGCAAAAGCAAAAGCAAAAGAGCGGTGCCTACTGACTCACCTTGGTCCAAAAGCAAGAGCGCAGCGAATTGTGCTCTTGATCTTGATCCACCCGCCCCGTTAACCAGAAGGGCCGAGCGGAGGTGTCGTGGAGGGGTGAGTGCGAAGCACCTTCGGCGATAGCCGAAGTCGCGAGACGTAGAGTTGCTTGCAACTCGTAGGCCGCGATACCCCGTAGCGACGCCGGAGTGAGGGGACCCGGAGCGAAGCGTAGGGCCCCTGGTGGGGCGAGCCCTTTGTGTTCCTTTGGGGCGTTTGCCAAAGGAACCCGCCGTAAGGGCGGAAGGGGCCAGTGGCGTCACCCTCCAAAACGAATAAGCTCACCATCACCATCACCATCACCATCACCATCACCATCACCATCACCATCACCATCACCATCACCATCACCATCCAAGCCAAACGTCCCCGACAATCCACGAAGAACCAAAAAAAGCCCGAGCATCGTAGCTCGGGCTTTTTTGTGGGCGTTTTCCTGCAGGCTTTAGGAAGTTTCAATCACGACTTTAATCTTTGTGTAATACGTACTTCTTTTATGTTTAAGGGGCGCAAAACTGCAGCGGTGTATGGCGAATAAATGGGCTGTTGACTGAACGAAACTGAACGGGTTTTTTCACCTGTTCTGTATCTTTTAATCGTCTGCCAACGCTCGATAATAACGGGTCATATGTGTACTCAGGGAGTGAGTCATGGTCATGTGGCGTATGGGTGGAACGGTGGGTAACGGCGAGGCTGGGCGATTGTGGCGGGGCAGGTGGCTAAACACTTTGTCTCGATGCCTTAAGCAGGCGTGGGAAGTTTCCTAGGACTTCAAGTTGATGTTCTGAGTGGTCTCTAGTTGAAAAGGTTCGCGGCTGCGATAACTTTCGGTCGGCTGTTACTGATATTCAGGTGGTGTTATGGGCAGCAGCATTCACGAGCAAGCCATGCAATATATCTATCAACAAGTGTTGCAGCGCTTGCTTGAACACTTGTCACAGGCGCAGCGCGCTTCATTGCAGTTGTTGGTTCAGCGATTGATCGTGTCGGCCGGTGGTATTGAGCGGGTAAGAGGCATGCGCCTCATGTTCGTGTTCGATGCCAGCCGATCATCGACCCACGCCCTGGCTTGCCTCAGGGCGGCGCAATTGAGTATCGCCGCCCGTTCCCCCGGCACCTTCCAGCTGCGTATCGTCACCGCCTGGCAGGCCGGCATGAGTGCCACCACGCGGGCGAACCTTGACCGCAGTTTCTCGGCCTTGTTCCTGTACGACGACCCGCGTATCGAACTGCTGGTGTTCGATGATCAACAGCTACGGCCCTTTGACAGTCGCCGCCTGCCTTCGCTCGACCAGCAAC
It encodes:
- a CDS encoding LysR family transcriptional regulator, coding for MNRNDLRRVDLNLLIVFETLMHERSVTRAAEKLFLGQPAISAALSRLRNLFDDPLFVRTGRSMEPSARAVEIFALLSPALDSISTAVSRAADFDPATSTAVFRIGLSDDAEFALLPQLLKRVRAEAPGIVLVVRRVNYLLMPALLASGEISVGVSWTSDLPANAKRKVLRRSKPKVLRADSMPGSLSLDDFCARPHALVSFAGDLGGFMDEILEKLGRKRHVVLAVPQFNGLGSLLSGTDILATVPDYTAEALTAAGGLRAEDPPLEVQSFELHMAWRGSQDNDPGERWLRSRIQMFFGDPDSL
- a CDS encoding zinc-dependent alcohol dehydrogenase family protein, with the translated sequence MSRMIRFHKFGPAEVLKIEEQAEPQPAAGEVQIRVQAIGISWYDVLWRQNLAPSQARLPAGMGHEMAGVVTAVGEGVEDLVVGDKVASFPACSANDHPVYGEVIVLPRNAVTCYPEVLTPIEASVHYTPLLIAYFAFVDLARAKAGQTALVTDASHCAGPAFVQMGKALGLKVFAATKEADEREYLLSLGADKVIVTEEQDLLMQVNKYTDNRGVDMVLDGLGGPQMSLLGDVLAPRGSLVLYGLQGGNQTPFPACAAFQKNIQFFVHCIGNFTGKPELGISQDQVALHRALRDINQFTADKLLTPQIIKVYPFERVVEAHRYMDECPCGGRLVLDLASS